The Peribacillus sp. FSL E2-0218 genome contains a region encoding:
- a CDS encoding M20/M25/M40 family metallo-hydrolase, protein MVQLRWGTPEKLRALLCELVSWESRTLTEGEITFPYKVQEKLGDLDFFKKNPANLSLHEVDMGRHFVHAFYKHPEADETIVLISHFDTVQTEEYGDLEMLAFQPEQLTKKLLDRKDDLPEEARIDLESGNYLFGRGTMDMKMGLALHMALIEKASIEKWPVNLLLLTVPDEEVNSAGMRAAVKELVALRDKYRLSYKMFLNSEPSFSQKPGDESHYIYSGTMGKIMPAALFYGKETHVGEPLKGMTANYMASFLTQLMEWNTSFLESDFSEKTPLPVSLQQKDLKLQYSTQTPYRAAALYNVFIMKRSAGEIMDIFEKVAEEAAIRCNESYKALCIRERIEGVGEVQVLRYEKLLSYAVGKFGANLVEQIKGEVQANGDWDEREKSLRIVEKLMIQCQELAPAIVLLFAPPYYPAVNTSSDPLVIESVKLLKETAQLFNEEISQVHYFNGLCDLSYVQYKDESDGWTAFEKNTPVWGDSYSIPFADMLKLQAPVLNVGPFGKDAHQRTERLHIDSAFIHTPLMLEKLIKSMIKVKDAH, encoded by the coding sequence ATGGTCCAATTAAGATGGGGAACTCCGGAAAAACTGCGTGCATTACTATGTGAGCTTGTGAGCTGGGAAAGCAGGACGCTTACAGAAGGTGAAATCACGTTTCCTTATAAAGTCCAGGAGAAATTAGGCGATCTTGATTTTTTTAAGAAGAATCCTGCCAATTTATCACTTCATGAAGTGGATATGGGAAGGCATTTCGTCCATGCTTTTTATAAGCATCCTGAAGCGGACGAGACAATCGTTTTGATAAGTCATTTCGATACGGTACAGACGGAGGAATATGGTGATCTCGAGATGCTGGCCTTTCAGCCGGAACAGCTCACGAAAAAACTCCTTGATCGAAAAGATGATCTGCCGGAAGAGGCGCGCATCGACCTCGAATCGGGTAACTACCTGTTTGGGCGTGGAACGATGGATATGAAAATGGGGCTAGCCCTACACATGGCCCTCATCGAAAAAGCAAGCATCGAAAAGTGGCCGGTCAATCTTTTGCTGCTGACCGTTCCAGACGAAGAAGTCAATTCTGCTGGCATGAGGGCGGCAGTCAAGGAGCTTGTTGCACTGCGTGATAAGTATCGTCTTTCATATAAGATGTTTCTCAATAGTGAACCATCTTTTTCACAGAAACCTGGAGACGAGAGCCATTATATTTACTCGGGAACGATGGGGAAAATCATGCCGGCAGCGCTTTTTTATGGAAAGGAAACACATGTGGGAGAGCCATTGAAGGGGATGACAGCTAACTATATGGCCTCGTTCCTTACACAGCTCATGGAGTGGAACACTTCTTTTTTGGAAAGTGATTTCTCGGAAAAAACACCTTTGCCAGTATCGCTTCAGCAAAAAGATCTCAAATTGCAGTATTCAACACAAACGCCTTACCGCGCAGCAGCGCTTTATAATGTTTTCATCATGAAGAGAAGCGCTGGGGAAATCATGGATATTTTCGAGAAGGTTGCAGAGGAAGCGGCGATCAGGTGCAATGAGTCCTATAAGGCCTTATGCATTCGTGAACGGATTGAAGGGGTAGGTGAAGTTCAGGTGCTTCGCTACGAAAAACTGCTATCCTATGCCGTGGGGAAATTCGGGGCGAATCTTGTTGAGCAAATTAAAGGAGAGGTCCAGGCAAATGGGGATTGGGATGAGCGGGAAAAATCACTGCGGATCGTAGAAAAACTGATGATACAATGCCAGGAGCTTGCACCTGCCATTGTATTGCTGTTTGCGCCGCCGTATTATCCTGCCGTCAATACATCAAGTGATCCGCTTGTCATCGAATCCGTTAAACTATTAAAGGAAACGGCGCAATTGTTTAATGAAGAAATCAGCCAGGTTCATTATTTCAATGGTCTTTGTGACCTGAGCTATGTCCAATATAAAGATGAATCGGATGGCTGGACCGCTTTTGAGAAGAACACGCCAGTTTGGGGGGATAGTTACAGCATTCCTTTTGCCGATATGCTAAAACTTCAGGCGCCGGTGCTCAATGTAGGTCCGTTCGGAAAGGATGCACACCAGCGAACTGAGCGGCTTCATATCGATAGTGCCTTCATTCATACGCCTCTCATGCTGGAAAAGTTAATAAAGAGCATGATCAAAGTCAAGGATGCGCATTGA
- a CDS encoding arginine deiminase family protein — translation MYKHVIVKTPGRSYVNGLTTSDLGTPDYDIALEQHAAYVEALEKCGVEVTHLPANEEFPDSTFVEDTAVITPEFAVITNPGDATRNKEIVEMEPVLKEFHETIHHIHAPGTLDGGDVLQVDDHFYIGISERTNEEGAQQLKRIVESEGYKGTIVPLKEFFHLKTGIAYLGDDLIVAAGEFIEHPDFAQYKKIIVSAEDEYSANCILVNDYVIIPSGYDQTKSKLNEAGYKTIELEMSEFRKQDGGLSCLSLRF, via the coding sequence TTGTATAAACATGTCATCGTAAAAACACCAGGTAGAAGTTATGTAAATGGATTAACAACATCGGACCTGGGTACGCCCGACTATGATATAGCATTGGAACAGCATGCCGCTTATGTGGAAGCATTGGAAAAATGCGGGGTCGAGGTGACGCACCTCCCGGCAAATGAGGAGTTTCCAGATTCGACATTCGTAGAAGATACGGCTGTCATTACCCCTGAATTTGCGGTCATAACGAATCCGGGGGATGCTACCAGAAACAAGGAAATAGTGGAAATGGAACCCGTCTTGAAGGAGTTTCATGAAACCATTCACCATATACATGCTCCGGGAACTTTAGATGGGGGAGATGTGCTTCAAGTCGATGACCATTTTTATATTGGCATTTCCGAGCGTACAAATGAGGAAGGTGCACAGCAGTTAAAGAGAATCGTAGAATCCGAAGGCTATAAAGGGACGATTGTTCCGTTAAAAGAGTTCTTCCATTTAAAAACGGGAATTGCCTACCTAGGAGATGATTTGATCGTTGCGGCTGGGGAGTTCATCGAACATCCAGACTTTGCCCAATATAAGAAAATCATCGTTTCAGCTGAAGATGAATACTCGGCGAACTGCATTCTCGTCAATGATTATGTCATTATCCCTAGCGGATATGATCAGACGAAAAGTAAATTGAATGAAGCTGGATATAAAACGATCGAGCTGGAAATGTCAGAGTTCCGGAAGCAGGATGGCGGATTGAGCTGTTTATCGCTTCGCTTCTAA
- a CDS encoding arginine deiminase family protein gives MYKSLQRVIVKHPNDAFISQAHLSDEWQRFNFSEEPDLKEAAREFADFISILEEYVPDISYLPASKEVGIDSLYAHDPVKFTSEGAILLKSGKKLRQPEAAVYKHFCMENNIPIIGELTGDAVADGGDLVWLDDRTLVVGHGYRTNAEAIRQLKEMTAHLVDEFIVVQLPHDQGEAECLHLMSFISMIDHDLAVVHSRLMPVYFRKLLIERGVQLIEVPEEEYMNLGCNVLALAPRVCVMTAGNEYTKQKLLDAKATVYEYKGTEISYKGTGGPTCLTCPVVRKK, from the coding sequence ATGTACAAATCTTTGCAACGTGTCATTGTAAAACATCCGAATGATGCGTTCATTAGTCAGGCGCATTTAAGTGATGAATGGCAAAGATTCAATTTTTCCGAAGAGCCGGATTTAAAAGAAGCCGCAAGAGAGTTTGCTGATTTCATTTCCATTTTGGAGGAGTATGTTCCCGACATCAGTTACTTGCCAGCATCGAAGGAAGTGGGCATTGACTCCCTGTACGCGCATGACCCTGTCAAGTTCACAAGCGAAGGAGCGATCCTTTTAAAGTCGGGGAAAAAACTCAGGCAGCCAGAGGCCGCTGTATACAAGCATTTTTGCATGGAAAATAACATCCCGATCATAGGCGAACTAACGGGTGATGCGGTCGCGGATGGCGGTGATTTGGTTTGGCTTGATGATAGGACTCTAGTTGTAGGACATGGTTACCGGACAAACGCCGAGGCAATTAGGCAATTAAAAGAAATGACGGCCCATTTAGTGGATGAATTCATCGTAGTCCAGCTTCCCCATGATCAAGGGGAGGCAGAGTGTCTTCACCTCATGTCTTTCATTAGCATGATTGACCATGATTTGGCTGTCGTTCATTCACGGCTCATGCCAGTCTACTTCAGAAAACTCCTCATTGAACGGGGAGTTCAGCTAATAGAGGTACCGGAAGAAGAGTACATGAATCTTGGCTGCAATGTGCTTGCATTAGCTCCGCGGGTTTGTGTAATGACTGCCGGGAATGAATATACGAAGCAAAAGCTTCTCGATGCGAAAGCCACGGTATATGAATATAAAGGAACTGAAATCAGTTATAAGGGCACGGGCGGGCCTACCTGTTTAACTTGCCCGGTAGTTCGAAAAAAATAG
- a CDS encoding IclR family transcriptional regulator: MQSIDRAMNVINVLVSNSSVNGLAITDLSQECELPVSSMHRLLKAMSKHGLIQQDEQSKHYGLGNIWLEYGLRMYDKMDYISQIRPELERLMNRVKESVYLSQPMEMESLLIERIDSEKSQIRVYDQLGSRIPMHIGAANKAMLAYMPYIQANEIIDALVPENERAALLDILKETKVRGYGISHNERTEGTSSVAVPILNHFGEVHGAVSIGFVSFNLTEDRLDFLIQHVMETGSRISSKLGYRGP; the protein is encoded by the coding sequence ATGCAATCGATTGACCGTGCGATGAATGTCATTAACGTATTAGTTTCCAATTCATCGGTAAATGGGCTTGCCATTACGGATCTCTCCCAAGAATGTGAGCTTCCGGTAAGTTCCATGCACCGCTTGTTAAAAGCCATGTCCAAGCACGGCCTCATTCAACAAGATGAGCAATCCAAACACTATGGTTTGGGGAATATTTGGCTCGAATATGGCCTGAGGATGTATGACAAAATGGATTATATCAGTCAAATCAGGCCAGAGCTGGAAAGGCTGATGAATAGGGTGAAAGAAAGTGTCTACCTTAGCCAGCCAATGGAAATGGAGTCCCTCCTCATCGAACGTATCGATAGTGAAAAAAGCCAAATTCGCGTATATGATCAGCTCGGCTCACGGATCCCGATGCATATCGGTGCCGCCAATAAGGCAATGCTAGCCTACATGCCATATATTCAAGCGAACGAAATCATAGATGCTCTTGTTCCTGAAAATGAAAGAGCCGCATTATTGGATATCTTGAAAGAAACGAAAGTGAGAGGATATGGCATCAGCCACAATGAAAGAACGGAAGGAACCTCTTCTGTGGCCGTTCCGATCTTAAACCATTTCGGGGAAGTGCATGGGGCAGTGAGTATCGGATTTGTCAGCTTTAATCTGACAGAGGACAGACTGGATTTCCTCATTCAACATGTGATGGAAACAGGCAGTCGGATTTCTTCCAAATTAGGATATAGGGGACCATGA
- a CDS encoding SAV0927 family protein, with product MNFDILSENKENQAIHHYCLLSKNYRYDVTIVYSAQFFGKAMVTSLQNGRMILMCAGDIPLDQNWVQTLGIEQEDIPEFQDFLKLVLQSPFNLEQY from the coding sequence TTGAACTTTGACATTCTTTCCGAAAATAAAGAAAATCAAGCGATCCATCATTATTGCCTATTGTCCAAAAATTATCGTTATGATGTGACCATTGTATATTCGGCGCAGTTCTTCGGTAAAGCGATGGTAACCTCCTTGCAAAACGGAAGAATGATCCTGATGTGTGCCGGCGATATTCCTTTGGATCAAAATTGGGTCCAGACGCTTGGCATCGAACAAGAAGATATTCCTGAATTCCAGGATTTTCTTAAGTTAGTCCTGCAATCCCCATTTAATTTGGAACAATACTAA
- a CDS encoding Glu/Leu/Phe/Val dehydrogenase, with protein sequence MTGKTKLMETRQSDNPLQEFQDILKEAVHVLGYPDSVYQFLKTPMRFLEVSISIQMDNGETRMFQGYRAQHNDATGPTKGGIRFHPEVTPDEVKALAGWMSLKCGITDLPYGGAKGGIVCDTRMMSSSELERLSRGYVRAVSQIVGPTKDIPAPDMYTNSQIMAWMLDEYDHIREFDSPGFITGKPLTLGGSKGRETATSKGVLYTLQMVCELEGIPIEGLRVIIQGFGNVGSHLAMYLHELGAKVVGIADELGGIYDPNGLDIPYLLDNRDSFGVVSNLFNDSLSNSDILEKECDVLIPAAISGVVHKGNAERVQCKILIEAANGPTTKEAIKILDEKEIVLVPDILANSGGVIVSYFEWCQNNQGYYWTEELVDERLKEKMAESFLNVHHTSQKFSVNMKVAAYIEGIRKIAEASRLRGWVRY encoded by the coding sequence ATGACAGGCAAAACAAAGCTGATGGAAACCCGGCAAAGTGACAATCCGCTGCAAGAGTTCCAGGATATTTTAAAAGAAGCGGTTCATGTTTTAGGGTATCCAGATTCTGTATATCAATTTTTGAAAACGCCGATGCGCTTTTTGGAAGTCAGCATTTCCATACAAATGGATAATGGTGAAACGCGGATGTTCCAAGGATACCGTGCCCAGCATAATGATGCGACCGGACCGACGAAAGGCGGGATTCGGTTTCATCCGGAAGTCACACCTGACGAAGTTAAGGCATTGGCGGGATGGATGAGCTTGAAATGTGGAATTACGGATCTTCCATATGGAGGGGCTAAGGGCGGTATTGTCTGTGATACCAGAATGATGAGTTCGTCTGAGCTAGAACGATTAAGCAGAGGGTACGTCAGGGCAGTCAGCCAGATAGTGGGACCGACGAAGGATATTCCTGCACCGGATATGTATACGAATTCCCAAATCATGGCGTGGATGCTCGATGAGTACGATCATATCAGGGAATTCGATTCTCCCGGCTTCATTACCGGTAAGCCGCTGACATTAGGCGGATCAAAGGGACGGGAAACAGCTACCTCCAAGGGCGTGTTATATACGCTTCAAATGGTCTGTGAATTAGAGGGAATTCCCATTGAAGGCTTGCGCGTGATCATCCAGGGATTCGGGAATGTTGGCAGCCATTTGGCGATGTATTTGCATGAATTGGGGGCAAAGGTGGTTGGGATAGCGGATGAGCTTGGGGGAATATATGACCCAAACGGGTTGGATATTCCGTACCTTTTGGATAACAGGGACTCTTTTGGTGTCGTCTCCAATTTATTCAACGATTCATTATCGAATTCCGACATATTGGAGAAGGAATGCGATGTGCTGATTCCTGCGGCAATTAGCGGGGTGGTCCATAAAGGAAATGCCGAACGAGTGCAATGTAAAATCTTGATCGAAGCAGCGAACGGGCCGACAACAAAAGAAGCAATCAAAATTCTTGATGAAAAAGAGATTGTTTTGGTACCCGATATTCTGGCCAATTCAGGGGGAGTGATCGTTTCATATTTTGAATGGTGCCAAAACAATCAAGGATATTACTGGACGGAAGAACTTGTGGATGAACGATTGAAGGAAAAGATGGCAGAGAGCTTTTTGAATGTCCATCATACCTCACAAAAATTTTCGGTGAATATGAAAGTTGCTGCTTATATTGAAGGGATACGCAAGATCGCGGAAGCTTCCCGGCTTCGTGGCTGGGTCAGGTACTAA